One window from the genome of Candidatus Didemnitutus sp. encodes:
- a CDS encoding histidine kinase — MRLAAPRLACLWLVVCAAATALAAATVPGPERTGSPFLKIWTSEDYGASPINWHILQHPRTGFIYVANNYGVLEFDSAAWRLIEFPNEGRARTLVLDHGGNLWAAGDDIAKLEPDANGLLRAHSQIDRLPPANREIGSIGFSAATAQLVAFASPRTLFVFPQAGGEAFSIEPATAITSLWAAGETVYLSLSGGEVLELHDRLLEPSHLPLALDEPPRSTNRIVYHARLAADGRWRLATNRGVLATVVGAAHAEATFLAPRELFSEGQITAAVLLRDGGYACSTVREGLLVYDASGALRQHVDRNAGLPGNRIDHLMEDSEGGLWLAQRSGVTRIQLDSPFAIHGPAQGLQGGPRALLRHDGRLFVAHSEGLAVLEENGQFHELPGMRAGANRFAVHDGRLLVTSGAIRQLLPDGSMGLLARQVLQPLIVSRRQADCLIGGSTTGLWLYRRAGEKLNPLGIVKAVRGAITNLLDTGDGYVWATNPDGTTWRVDFRAGLVPDAPARAYGPDDGLPLVRRRDEPLLFELGGALVVGSATSLHRYDSARDRFEPELRIANLDGRQLGVTEAQRDTDGNLWVRLGPPTRTIARIVPVSPDAWRLEPLSAPALTGLIANSLYPDLAARTVWLAGQGMLVSIALDWRPVQPPPPLRVFVREIRTHDGTLRFDPSVVGAARELTAPQDSLSISFAAPTLQPDYRGRTITQYRTRLEGYELDWTAWSEATRRDFTNLPYRDLRFSVEARDMSGRVSPPASFAFRIAPPWWLTRAAFVAYALAFLAAVVGLFRLRTAALRRRNTQLESAVALRTRELHEQNLELARLHRLELDEKTSAQLAEEKARLEVLRYQLNPHFLFNALNSVCAQIIQDPVAARAMVVRLADFCRLTLHRPGDAETAMTLGEELRLLRAYLEIEQARLGELMQVEIESDPFLENFALPPFLLLPLVENAVKYGAATSPERLGVKLTVHRDGARGIEITVANTGEWLEPGAHSAPSTGIGLENLRQRLARYFPGAHEFKTETAGPWVVMRLRLHRPLGGSAGGA; from the coding sequence GTGAGACTCGCCGCTCCACGCCTCGCCTGCCTCTGGCTGGTCGTTTGCGCCGCCGCCACCGCCTTGGCTGCCGCCACCGTCCCGGGACCGGAGCGCACCGGTTCGCCGTTCCTGAAAATCTGGACAAGTGAAGACTACGGCGCCTCGCCCATCAATTGGCACATTCTCCAACACCCGCGGACAGGATTCATCTACGTCGCCAACAACTATGGCGTGCTCGAATTCGATTCGGCGGCGTGGCGCCTGATCGAGTTTCCGAACGAAGGGCGCGCCCGCACGCTGGTGCTGGACCACGGCGGTAACCTGTGGGCGGCGGGTGACGACATCGCGAAACTGGAGCCGGACGCGAACGGCCTGCTGCGCGCGCATTCGCAAATCGACCGGCTCCCGCCGGCGAATCGCGAGATCGGCAGCATCGGTTTTTCGGCGGCGACGGCGCAACTCGTCGCCTTCGCCAGTCCGCGCACATTGTTCGTGTTTCCGCAGGCCGGCGGCGAAGCGTTCTCGATCGAGCCCGCGACCGCGATCACCAGCCTGTGGGCCGCGGGAGAAACCGTCTATCTCTCGCTCAGCGGCGGCGAAGTGCTGGAACTGCACGACCGCCTCCTCGAACCGAGCCATCTGCCGCTCGCGCTGGATGAGCCGCCGCGCAGCACCAATCGCATCGTCTACCACGCCCGTCTCGCCGCGGACGGACGCTGGCGACTCGCGACCAACCGCGGCGTCCTCGCCACCGTCGTCGGCGCCGCGCACGCGGAGGCGACATTCCTCGCGCCCCGCGAGTTGTTCAGCGAAGGCCAGATCACCGCGGCGGTCCTGTTGCGCGACGGCGGCTATGCCTGCTCCACGGTGCGCGAGGGCCTGCTCGTCTACGACGCCTCCGGCGCGCTGCGCCAACACGTCGACCGCAATGCCGGCCTGCCCGGCAACCGCATCGACCATCTCATGGAGGACTCCGAAGGCGGACTCTGGCTCGCGCAACGCAGCGGCGTCACGCGCATCCAACTCGACAGTCCCTTCGCCATCCACGGTCCCGCCCAAGGCCTGCAAGGCGGCCCGCGGGCGCTGCTCCGGCACGACGGACGTCTTTTCGTCGCGCACTCCGAAGGCCTGGCCGTCCTCGAGGAGAATGGGCAATTTCACGAACTTCCCGGCATGCGCGCCGGTGCCAATCGCTTCGCCGTCCACGACGGGCGCTTGCTCGTCACTTCCGGCGCGATTCGCCAGCTGCTGCCCGATGGCTCGATGGGCCTGCTCGCCCGCCAAGTGCTCCAGCCGCTCATCGTCTCGCGCCGCCAGGCCGATTGCCTCATCGGCGGCTCGACCACCGGACTGTGGCTCTATCGCCGGGCAGGCGAGAAACTGAATCCCCTCGGCATCGTGAAAGCGGTGCGCGGCGCCATCACCAACCTGCTCGACACAGGCGACGGCTACGTCTGGGCGACGAATCCCGATGGCACGACATGGCGGGTGGATTTTCGCGCCGGCCTCGTGCCCGACGCCCCGGCGCGCGCCTATGGTCCCGATGACGGGCTCCCGCTGGTGCGTCGACGCGACGAGCCGCTCCTGTTCGAACTCGGAGGCGCACTCGTCGTCGGCAGCGCAACCTCGCTCCACCGCTATGATTCCGCCCGCGACCGCTTCGAGCCGGAGCTGCGCATCGCGAATCTCGACGGCCGCCAGCTCGGCGTCACCGAGGCGCAACGCGACACGGACGGAAACCTCTGGGTCCGCCTCGGTCCGCCCACGCGCACCATCGCGCGCATCGTGCCCGTTTCGCCGGACGCGTGGCGACTCGAACCGCTGTCCGCACCGGCGCTCACCGGCTTGATCGCCAACAGCCTTTATCCCGACCTCGCCGCGCGCACCGTGTGGCTGGCCGGGCAAGGCATGCTCGTATCGATCGCGCTCGACTGGCGTCCAGTGCAGCCGCCGCCACCGTTGCGGGTCTTCGTCCGCGAAATCCGCACGCATGACGGCACGCTGCGTTTCGATCCGAGCGTGGTGGGCGCCGCGCGCGAACTCACCGCCCCGCAAGATTCCCTCTCGATCTCCTTCGCCGCCCCGACGTTGCAACCCGACTACCGCGGCCGCACCATCACCCAATACCGCACCCGGCTCGAAGGCTACGAACTTGACTGGACCGCGTGGAGCGAGGCCACGCGACGCGATTTCACCAACCTGCCCTACCGCGACCTGCGATTCTCCGTCGAGGCGCGCGACATGAGCGGCCGCGTCAGCCCGCCGGCATCCTTCGCCTTCCGCATCGCGCCGCCGTGGTGGCTGACGCGCGCGGCGTTCGTAGCCTACGCGCTCGCCTTTCTCGCCGCCGTGGTCGGCCTGTTCCGCCTGCGCACGGCCGCATTGCGACGCCGCAACACCCAGCTCGAATCCGCCGTCGCGCTCCGCACGCGCGAACTCCACGAGCAAAACCTCGAACTCGCCCGCCTGCATCGCCTCGAACTCGACGAAAAAACCTCCGCGCAACTCGCCGAGGAAAAGGCCCGGCTCGAGGTGCTGCGCTACCAACTCAATCCGCACTTCCTCTTCAACGCCCTCAATTCCGTCTGCGCCCAAATCATTCAGGACCCCGTCGCCGCGCGCGCGATGGTCGTGCGCCTCGCCGATTTCTGCCGCCTCACGCTCCATCGCCCCGGCGACGCCGAGACCGCGATGACGCTCGGCGAGGAACTGCGCCTGCTGCGCGCCTACCTGGAGATCGAGCAGGCGCGCCTCGGCGAACTGATGCAGGTCGAGATCGAGTCCGATCCGTTCCTCGAGAATTTCGCCCTGCCACCGTTCCTGCTGCTGCCTTTGGTTGAGAACGCCGTGAAATACGGCGCCGCCACCAGCCCCGAGCGACTCGGCGTCAAGTTGACCGTGCATCGCGACGGCGCGCGCGGCATCGAGATTACGGTCGCCAACACCGGCGAATGGCTCGAGCCGGGCGCGCACTCCGCGCCGTCCACCGGCATCGGCCTCGAAAACCTCCGGCAGCGCCTCGCCCGCTATTTTCCGGGCGCCCACGAATTCAAGACGGAGACCGCCGGCCCGTGGGTCGTGATGCGGCTCCGCCTGCACCGGCCGCTCGGCGGCAGCGCCGGCGGCGCGTAA
- the aroA gene encoding 3-phosphoshikimate 1-carboxyvinyltransferase, whose protein sequence is MPPLPPSLPISPFTRPVRGRVTLPGSKSITNRALILAALSDRTVTLRGALFSRDTRIMIAALRALGFAVEFDETALTITITGRGGEIPNREARLHIGNAGTAARFLTAFVCLRPDGVYHFDGDQAMRRRPIGALLDALALQGAQADSRAFPFTLRTAGLPGGPVELDASESSQMLSALLMVAPHARTPLTVRLTSEAGSKPFVVMTEAMVKQFSPAPAVYDIEGDASAASYFLALPLVTGGELALPNYHGSLQGDFKFRDVLAEVGLATAARDGVFTCSAAHGARHHGVTQNFREFSDTFLTLAALAPLLDGPTRISGIAHTRKQETDRVAGMARELRQLGQHVIEQEDSLEIHPRPLVSGATIETYHDHRFAMSFGILGCHDLHGDGRPWLTIKDPACCGKTFPEFFDLLARLHAGSH, encoded by the coding sequence ATGCCGCCTCTTCCGCCCTCCCTCCCTATTTCGCCCTTCACGCGCCCAGTGCGCGGCCGCGTCACCCTGCCCGGCTCGAAGAGCATCACCAACCGCGCGCTGATCCTCGCCGCGCTGTCCGATCGCACCGTCACCTTGCGCGGCGCGCTGTTCAGCCGCGACACGCGCATCATGATCGCTGCGCTGCGCGCGCTCGGCTTCGCGGTGGAATTCGACGAGACCGCGCTGACGATCACGATCACCGGTCGCGGCGGCGAAATCCCGAACCGCGAAGCGCGCCTGCACATCGGCAACGCCGGCACCGCCGCACGTTTTCTCACGGCTTTCGTCTGCCTGCGGCCCGATGGCGTCTATCATTTCGACGGCGACCAGGCCATGCGCCGCCGCCCGATCGGCGCGTTGCTCGACGCGCTCGCGCTGCAAGGCGCGCAAGCCGACTCGCGCGCGTTCCCCTTCACGCTGCGCACCGCGGGCCTGCCCGGCGGCCCGGTCGAACTCGACGCCTCGGAAAGCAGCCAGATGCTTTCCGCGCTCCTCATGGTCGCACCGCACGCGCGCACGCCGCTCACCGTGCGCCTCACGAGCGAGGCGGGCTCGAAGCCGTTCGTCGTGATGACCGAGGCGATGGTGAAACAATTTTCGCCCGCGCCCGCCGTCTACGACATCGAGGGCGATGCATCCGCCGCCAGCTACTTCCTCGCCCTGCCGCTCGTCACCGGCGGCGAGCTCGCGCTGCCCAACTACCACGGCTCGCTCCAAGGCGATTTCAAGTTCCGCGATGTCCTCGCCGAAGTCGGCCTCGCCACGGCGGCGCGCGACGGAGTCTTCACTTGCTCCGCCGCGCACGGCGCGCGCCACCACGGCGTGACGCAGAACTTCCGCGAGTTTTCCGACACCTTCCTCACCCTCGCCGCGCTCGCGCCGCTGCTCGACGGACCGACCCGCATCAGCGGCATCGCCCACACGCGAAAACAGGAAACCGACCGCGTCGCCGGCATGGCGCGCGAGCTGCGCCAGCTCGGCCAGCACGTCATCGAGCAGGAGGATTCGCTGGAAATCCACCCGCGCCCGCTCGTCTCCGGCGCGACGATCGAGACGTATCACGACCACCGTTTCGCGATGAGTTTCGGCATCCTCGGCTGCCACGACCTCCACGGCGACGGCCGACCCTGGCTCACGATCAAGGACCCAGCCTGCTGCGGAAAGACCTTCCCGGAATTCTTTGACTTGCTGGCCCGCCTGCACGCTGGCTCACATTGA
- a CDS encoding (d)CMP kinase: MGLPFIIVAIDGGAASGKSSSSRILAERFNLLHVDTGSFYRHLTSELLRRRVPHTDLPALRAVLPELKFDTRLEGRSARMLIGGQPAGDEIRSAAVNEHVAQYSAVPEVREVLIGYQRGQADVAQQHGFRGLVMEGRDIGSKIFPDADCRFFLFADPAERAKRRAAEGRQDVIGKRDTIDSVRLNQSAQGAIAIDSTFLTLEQVVDTMAKLIAEKIGA, from the coding sequence ATGGGCCTTCCGTTCATCATTGTCGCCATCGATGGCGGCGCCGCTTCCGGCAAATCCAGTTCGTCCCGCATCCTCGCGGAGCGATTCAACCTGCTCCACGTCGACACCGGCTCGTTCTACCGGCACCTCACGAGCGAGCTGCTGCGCCGCCGCGTGCCGCACACCGATCTCCCCGCCCTGCGCGCGGTGTTGCCCGAGCTGAAATTCGACACCCGCCTCGAAGGCCGCTCGGCGCGCATGCTCATCGGCGGCCAGCCGGCAGGCGACGAGATCCGCAGCGCCGCCGTGAACGAGCACGTCGCCCAATACTCCGCCGTGCCCGAGGTGCGTGAAGTGCTCATCGGCTATCAGCGCGGCCAGGCCGACGTCGCGCAGCAGCACGGCTTCCGCGGCCTCGTGATGGAAGGCCGCGACATCGGCTCGAAGATCTTTCCCGACGCGGACTGCCGCTTCTTCCTCTTCGCCGATCCGGCCGAGCGCGCCAAACGCCGCGCCGCCGAAGGCCGGCAGGATGTCATCGGCAAACGCGACACGATCGACAGCGTGCGCCTCAACCAAAGCGCGCAGGGCGCGATCGCGATCGACAGCACGTTCCTCACGCTCGAGCAGGTCGTCGACACGATGGCCAAGCTCATCGCGGAAAAGATCGGAGCCTGA
- the trpS gene encoding tryptophan--tRNA ligase, with protein sequence MPRVLTGITPSGTLHIGNYFGAMRPAIELQAGGDAFYFIADYHSMTALTDAKERRAFTHGIALDWLACGLDPQKSVFWRQSDIPEVCELTWLIGSLTPMGLLERAHSYKDKTAKGIEANFGLFAYPVLMAADILLFDTNVVPVGKDQKQHLEMTRDIAIKFNHTYGETFVIPEERISESLAVIPGLDGQKMSKSYGNTIEIFGDEKALRKKIMGIVMDSRTPQEPKPDADKNLAVQLLKLFAPADVATDFENRLRAGGLGYGDLKKALFEHYWNFFAPYRARRAELVANPDYVEQVLREGAQRARAVAEKTLARARKNCGLR encoded by the coding sequence ATGCCTCGCGTTCTCACCGGCATCACGCCCTCCGGCACCCTGCACATCGGCAATTACTTCGGCGCCATGCGCCCCGCCATCGAGCTGCAGGCCGGCGGCGATGCGTTCTATTTCATCGCCGACTACCATTCGATGACCGCGCTGACCGACGCCAAGGAGCGCCGCGCGTTCACGCACGGCATCGCGCTCGACTGGCTCGCCTGCGGCCTCGATCCGCAGAAGTCCGTTTTCTGGCGCCAGAGCGACATCCCGGAAGTCTGCGAACTCACCTGGCTGATCGGCTCGCTCACGCCCATGGGCCTGCTCGAGCGCGCCCACAGCTACAAGGACAAGACCGCGAAAGGCATCGAGGCCAACTTCGGCCTCTTCGCCTATCCCGTGCTCATGGCCGCCGACATCCTCCTCTTCGACACGAACGTCGTCCCCGTCGGCAAGGACCAGAAGCAGCACCTCGAGATGACGCGCGACATCGCGATCAAGTTCAACCACACCTACGGCGAGACCTTCGTCATTCCGGAGGAACGCATCAGCGAGAGCCTCGCCGTCATCCCCGGCCTCGACGGCCAGAAGATGTCCAAGAGCTACGGCAACACGATCGAGATCTTCGGCGACGAGAAGGCGCTGCGGAAAAAGATCATGGGCATCGTCATGGATTCCCGCACGCCGCAGGAGCCGAAACCCGATGCCGACAAGAACCTCGCCGTCCAACTGCTCAAGCTCTTCGCGCCGGCGGACGTCGCGACGGATTTCGAAAACCGCCTCCGCGCCGGCGGACTCGGTTACGGCGACCTGAAGAAGGCGCTCTTCGAGCACTACTGGAATTTCTTCGCGCCCTACCGCGCCCGCCGCGCCGAACTCGTCGCGAACCCGGACTACGTCGAGCAAGTCCTCCGCGAAGGCGCCCAACGCGCCCGCGCCGTCGCCGAAAAGACGCTAGCCCGCGCACGGAAGAATTGCGGGCTGAGGTGA
- a CDS encoding response regulator transcription factor → MRRVLLIDDEAAARAELRWLLSPYASHTVVGEAATFAKARARLEEHDYDLVFLDVQLVGGNGFDLVPHVARSARIIFVTAFDKFAVRAFEVNALDYLLKPVSTERFAVALAKATGESAAAPRAAFRADDSVFIQTDDGKRFVPLAEISAVLSNENYSDVLLRSGERLLTRRTMKTWEDLLPPAQFLRVHRQAIVNVAAIESHRRDTRETFELSLAGVKTPVPVSRSFTADLKPHLGAEDAS, encoded by the coding sequence ATGCGACGAGTCCTGCTCATCGACGACGAAGCCGCCGCCCGCGCCGAGTTGCGCTGGCTGCTGTCGCCTTACGCCAGCCACACGGTCGTCGGCGAGGCGGCGACGTTTGCCAAGGCCCGCGCGCGGCTCGAGGAGCACGACTACGACCTCGTCTTCCTCGACGTGCAGCTGGTCGGCGGCAACGGCTTCGACCTCGTGCCGCATGTCGCCCGCAGCGCGCGCATCATTTTCGTGACGGCGTTCGACAAGTTCGCCGTGCGCGCCTTCGAGGTGAATGCCCTCGACTACCTGCTCAAGCCCGTCTCCACCGAGCGCTTCGCCGTCGCACTGGCCAAGGCCACCGGTGAATCCGCCGCCGCGCCGCGCGCCGCCTTCCGCGCCGACGACTCCGTGTTCATCCAGACCGACGACGGCAAACGCTTCGTCCCGCTCGCCGAGATCAGCGCGGTCCTCTCGAACGAAAATTACTCCGACGTCCTGCTGCGCAGCGGCGAGCGCCTGCTGACGCGTCGCACGATGAAGACCTGGGAAGACCTGCTCCCGCCCGCGCAATTCCTCCGCGTGCACCGCCAGGCGATCGTGAACGTCGCCGCCATTGAGAGCCACCGCCGCGACACGCGCGAGACGTTCGAACTCTCTCTCGCCGGCGTGAAGACGCCCGTGCCCGTCAGCCGCAGCTTCACCGCCGACCTCAAACCTCATCTCGGAGCCGAGGACGCGTCGTAA
- a CDS encoding lactate 2-monooxygenase, which produces MSQPHSDIGRARQREVYLAGVGGRRPRVPVASAELEKAAQGVIAPEAFAYIAGGAGREGTMANNRAALDRWQIVPRRLRDCETRDTSVELFGRKLATPLLLAPIGVAEMAHADADLAVARAAARWDVPHIFSNQASVPMEACAAAMGNAPRWFQLYWSKSNDVVASFVRRAEACGCDAIVLTLDTTMLGWRPRDLDLGYLPFLEGKGIAQYTSDPVFMREVREAGVEAAAPKPPLNLQTIATALAQKANFPGGLLKNLASSDPRAAVARFVATYSRSNITWDDLKFLREHTKLPIVLKGILHAEDARLAVQHGADGIIVSNHGGRQIDGEIASIDALPGIVAAVGGKIPVLFDSGVRGGADVFKALALGARAVCLGRPYVYGLALAGEAGVSEVIANVLAEFDLTMGLAGCRSVGEITPAALVRA; this is translated from the coding sequence ATGAGCCAACCCCACTCGGACATCGGTCGTGCGCGGCAGCGTGAAGTTTACCTCGCTGGTGTCGGTGGACGGCGTCCGCGCGTGCCGGTGGCGTCGGCGGAATTGGAGAAGGCGGCGCAAGGCGTGATCGCGCCGGAGGCGTTCGCCTACATCGCCGGCGGCGCGGGGCGTGAGGGGACGATGGCCAACAATCGCGCGGCGCTCGACCGCTGGCAGATCGTCCCGCGGCGGCTGCGCGACTGTGAAACGCGCGACACGTCGGTCGAGTTGTTCGGGCGCAAGCTTGCGACGCCGCTGTTGCTCGCACCGATCGGCGTGGCGGAGATGGCACACGCCGACGCCGATCTCGCCGTGGCGCGCGCGGCGGCGCGTTGGGACGTGCCGCACATTTTTTCCAACCAAGCCTCGGTGCCGATGGAGGCGTGCGCGGCGGCGATGGGCAATGCGCCGCGTTGGTTTCAGCTCTACTGGAGCAAGTCGAACGACGTCGTCGCCTCGTTCGTGCGGCGCGCGGAGGCGTGCGGGTGCGACGCGATCGTGCTCACACTCGACACGACGATGCTCGGCTGGCGGCCGCGCGATCTCGACCTCGGGTATTTGCCGTTTCTCGAAGGGAAGGGCATCGCGCAATACACGAGCGATCCGGTGTTCATGCGCGAGGTGCGGGAGGCGGGCGTCGAAGCCGCCGCACCGAAGCCGCCGCTCAATCTCCAGACCATCGCCACGGCGCTGGCGCAGAAGGCGAATTTTCCGGGCGGGTTGCTGAAGAATCTCGCGTCGTCCGACCCGCGCGCGGCCGTGGCGCGATTCGTGGCGACTTACTCGCGCTCGAACATCACGTGGGATGACCTGAAGTTTCTGCGCGAGCACACGAAGCTCCCGATCGTGCTCAAAGGCATCCTGCACGCGGAGGATGCGCGGCTCGCGGTGCAGCACGGCGCGGACGGCATCATCGTCTCTAATCACGGCGGCCGGCAGATCGACGGCGAGATCGCGTCGATCGATGCGTTGCCGGGCATCGTGGCGGCGGTCGGCGGGAAGATTCCCGTGCTGTTCGACAGCGGCGTGCGCGGCGGCGCGGACGTGTTCAAGGCGCTCGCGCTCGGCGCGCGCGCGGTGTGCCTCGGGCGTCCTTACGTCTACGGCTTGGCACTGGCGGGCGAAGCGGGCGTGAGCGAGGTGATCGCGAACGTGCTCGCGGAGTTCGACCTGACGATGGGGTTGGCCGGCTGCCGGAGCGTGGGGGAAATCACGCCCGCGGCGCTCGTGCGCGCCTGA
- a CDS encoding 1-acyl-sn-glycerol-3-phosphate acyltransferase — protein sequence MRPFYSFFHYWVAQWHSMWFRGEVAGTQHIPATGPFLIAGNHASLLDPPFVGCQVPRQMRPFARKTLWNGKIFSWWLDRVECIPVDRDSGDVGAIRKVLQALHDNRGIILFPEGTRSSDGQLQKPKAGVGLMACKTGAPVVPARIYGSFEAFGRGASVPRFGTRVDVVFGPPITAAEYDDPSAGKERYQLASERIFARIAALPRPHYAVI from the coding sequence ATGCGGCCGTTCTACTCGTTCTTCCACTATTGGGTGGCGCAGTGGCACTCGATGTGGTTCCGCGGCGAGGTCGCCGGCACGCAGCACATTCCCGCGACCGGCCCCTTCCTCATCGCCGGCAACCACGCCAGCCTGCTCGACCCGCCGTTCGTCGGCTGCCAGGTGCCGCGCCAGATGCGCCCCTTCGCCCGCAAGACGCTGTGGAACGGGAAAATTTTCAGCTGGTGGCTCGATCGCGTGGAATGCATCCCGGTCGATCGCGACAGCGGCGACGTCGGCGCGATCCGCAAAGTGCTCCAAGCGCTGCACGACAACCGCGGCATCATCCTTTTCCCGGAGGGCACGCGTTCGTCCGACGGCCAATTGCAGAAGCCCAAGGCCGGCGTCGGCCTGATGGCGTGCAAGACCGGCGCGCCCGTCGTGCCCGCGCGCATCTACGGCTCGTTCGAGGCGTTCGGCCGCGGTGCGTCCGTGCCGCGCTTCGGCACGCGCGTCGACGTCGTGTTCGGCCCCCCGATCACCGCCGCCGAATACGACGATCCGTCCGCCGGCAAGGAGCGCTATCAGCTCGCCTCCGAGCGCATTTTCGCCCGCATCGCCGCCCTGCCGCGCCCGCACTACGCGGTGATTTGA
- a CDS encoding autotransporter-associated beta strand repeat-containing protein — translation MVLPHSLYSQVTLTNGQTLATSGTIGGSSFQTSVSQFGGTATLQATGNLSLGGNISVASNGTLTIDTNGYTISVGIDPSNKSLVTNTASIVKTGAGTLALSGKNSGSLTINQGAVTMTALEGSLNVTNAVATASAITGSGFSLNSGGTFRAGAAFTSATGSFMLNGADSTIDTNGFDVTLVGLVSGSGALNKAGSGALTLNSGSFTGGINVQAGTLKIADTNSSGGTVAISSGATLDLINTNRTIGQLSGAGNVTLGSATLTVNQSTNSELSGALSGTGGLTKSGTGTLTLSGTNTASGTTTVSAGTLQIGNGGTSGSLAGNITNNATLAFNRSDALTYSGVISGSGAVTKLGSGTLTLSGTNTYNGATTLSGGTLKLSGSAANSAFTVAGGTLSGSGTLGALTVDSGGTIAPGNSPGTLHAGATTFASGGTYLWEINNVNGTAGADPGWDLLSVTGGLTISATNVDPFTIDLTSLTSGNVAGLATGFSTSASYSFTLVSTTTGISGFSADKFNLNTSGFANSFDGTWALALANGGNDLALTYTGASAVPEPSTYALLAGLAALGGAFVRRVRRARAPRA, via the coding sequence GTGGTTCTTCCTCACTCGCTCTACAGCCAAGTCACTCTGACCAACGGGCAAACTCTCGCTACCAGCGGCACGATCGGCGGGAGCTCTTTCCAAACCTCGGTCTCCCAGTTTGGCGGGACCGCCACCCTTCAGGCCACTGGCAATCTCAGCCTGGGCGGTAACATCTCGGTCGCGAGTAACGGCACACTCACCATCGATACCAACGGCTACACGATCTCTGTCGGCATCGACCCCAGCAACAAATCCCTCGTGACCAATACCGCCAGCATCGTCAAAACCGGTGCAGGCACCCTGGCTCTCAGCGGAAAAAACTCAGGCTCCCTTACGATCAACCAAGGTGCTGTGACCATGACGGCGCTGGAGGGCTCGCTCAACGTCACCAACGCCGTCGCGACCGCCTCCGCCATCACCGGCTCAGGTTTCTCCCTTAATTCCGGCGGCACCTTTCGAGCGGGCGCTGCGTTCACCAGCGCGACCGGCAGTTTCATGCTCAACGGAGCCGATTCCACGATCGATACCAACGGCTTCGATGTGACACTGGTCGGCCTAGTCAGCGGCTCCGGCGCGCTCAACAAGGCCGGCAGTGGCGCCCTGACGCTGAACAGCGGCAGCTTCACCGGCGGGATCAACGTGCAGGCCGGCACGTTGAAGATTGCGGACACCAATTCGTCCGGCGGCACCGTGGCGATTTCGTCGGGCGCGACGCTCGATCTGATCAACACCAACCGCACCATCGGCCAGCTCTCCGGCGCCGGCAACGTCACCCTCGGCAGCGCCACGCTCACCGTGAACCAGTCCACCAACTCCGAACTCTCCGGCGCGCTCAGCGGCACCGGCGGGCTCACCAAGAGCGGCACGGGCACGCTCACCCTCTCGGGCACGAACACCGCCAGCGGCACCACCACCGTCTCCGCCGGCACGCTGCAAATCGGCAACGGCGGCACCAGCGGCAGCCTCGCCGGCAACATCACCAACAACGCTACCCTCGCCTTCAACCGCTCCGACGCTCTCACCTACAGCGGCGTCATCTCCGGCTCCGGCGCCGTGACGAAATTGGGCTCCGGCACGCTGACACTGTCCGGCACCAATACCTACAACGGCGCCACCACCCTTTCTGGCGGCACCCTGAAACTCAGCGGCTCGGCCGCCAACAGCGCCTTCACCGTCGCCGGCGGCACCTTGTCTGGCTCGGGCACGCTCGGCGCCCTCACGGTCGACAGCGGCGGCACGATCGCACCGGGCAACTCGCCCGGCACGTTGCACGCGGGCGCGACGACCTTCGCGAGCGGCGGCACCTACCTCTGGGAAATCAACAACGTCAACGGCACCGCCGGCGCCGATCCCGGCTGGGACCTCCTGAGCGTGACCGGCGGACTCACGATCAGCGCCACCAACGTCGATCCGTTCACGATCGATCTCACCTCGCTCACCTCCGGCAACGTCGCCGGGCTCGCAACCGGGTTTTCCACCAGCGCCAGCTATTCGTTCACCTTGGTCAGCACCACGACCGGCATCAGCGGTTTCTCCGCGGACAAGTTCAACCTCAACACGTCCGGCTTCGCGAACTCGTTCGACGGCACCTGGGCGCTCGCGCTCGCCAACGGCGGCAACGACCTCGCGCTCACCTACACCGGCGCCAGCGCCGTGCCCGAGCCGTCCACCTACGCGCTGCTCGCCGGGCTCGCCGCGCTCGGCGGAGCATTCGTCCGCCGCGTCAGGCGCGCACGAGCGCCGCGGGCGTGA